The bacterium genome has a window encoding:
- a CDS encoding TlpA disulfide reductase family protein: MAGLRSGLLAAALAAAVVVVAAAPAGAALEGSKLKVGQAAPDFTLKDIDGKAWKLSDLKGKKVVMIDFWATWCNICKREMPVLERVYKEYKAKGVEFFGVALDDADKIKQIRKILEEKGVTYPILIDQDQKVATEVYQLAGPIPFKVVVDLSGTIAYEHVGDYVDYPPEIVDVFDQLLEAQPTQKKK, from the coding sequence ATGGCCGGGTTGCGGTCCGGACTGCTCGCGGCGGCGCTCGCGGCGGCGGTCGTCGTCGTTGCCGCGGCCCCCGCCGGCGCCGCCCTCGAGGGCTCCAAGCTCAAGGTGGGCCAGGCGGCGCCGGACTTCACGCTCAAGGACATCGACGGCAAGGCCTGGAAGCTCTCCGACCTCAAGGGCAAGAAGGTCGTGATGATCGACTTCTGGGCCACCTGGTGCAACATCTGCAAGCGCGAGATGCCCGTGCTCGAGCGCGTCTACAAGGAGTACAAGGCCAAGGGCGTCGAGTTCTTCGGCGTCGCGCTCGACGACGCGGACAAGATCAAGCAGATCCGCAAGATCCTCGAGGAGAAGGGGGTCACCTACCCGATCCTCATCGACCAGGACCAGAAGGTCGCCACCGAGGTCTACCAGCTCGCCGGGCCGATCCCCTTCAAGGTCGTCGTCGACCTCTCGGGGACGATCGCCTACGAGCACGTCGGCGACTACGTGGACTACCCCCCCGAGATCGTCGACGTCTTCGATCAGCTGCTCGAGGCGCAACCGACTCAGAAGAAGAAGTGA
- a CDS encoding TlpA disulfide reductase family protein, which produces MLGERLNRFGTAGVSLLLAAFLVGSALPAAAEGMGDQKFKPGDKAPDFVTKDLAGKEQKLSTYTGKNVVLLNFWGIRCGACLEEMPYLEEIAKKYAGNGLVTLGVDTDGVDAKTIVETLQEVQVAVTYPLLLDEEFKITDTYTNFLVPLTIVIDKGGVIQYIHTGFEKGTEKHYDEAARKALGL; this is translated from the coding sequence ATGCTCGGAGAACGGCTGAACCGGTTCGGAACTGCGGGAGTCTCGTTGCTGCTTGCGGCCTTCCTCGTCGGGAGCGCGCTCCCGGCGGCTGCGGAGGGGATGGGCGACCAGAAGTTCAAGCCCGGTGACAAGGCGCCGGACTTCGTGACCAAGGACCTCGCCGGCAAGGAGCAGAAGCTCTCGACCTACACGGGCAAGAACGTCGTGCTCCTGAACTTCTGGGGCATCCGCTGCGGCGCCTGCCTCGAGGAGATGCCATACCTCGAGGAGATAGCCAAGAAGTACGCGGGCAACGGCCTGGTGACGCTCGGCGTCGACACCGACGGCGTGGACGCCAAGACCATCGTCGAGACGCTGCAGGAGGTGCAGGTCGCGGTGACGTACCCGCTGCTGCTCGACGAGGAGTTCAAGATCACCGACACCTACACGAACTTCCTGGTGCCGCTGACGATCGTGATCGACAAGGGCGGCGTGATCCAGTACATCCACACCGGCTTCGAGAAGGGGACCGAGAAGCACTACGACGAGGCGGCGCGCAAGGCGCTGGGCCTCTAG
- a CDS encoding polysaccharide deacetylase family protein, with protein sequence MSTATGTELLLSIDLEDVRDSLPDGERYRERVPAVTGRLLALLSEAQAKITFFVTGTVATRYPSLIAEIAAAGHELACHSHAHQPLETHTPASFAADLRRNLDALGGEGIRGFRAPVLSLTADTRWVYPLLAQHGLTYSSSVLPARNPLYGWPRFGTAPRRMAGVVEIPVSVARVLGLTLPFASGVYFRVLPFRAVRRACRRSAGAIVSYLHPYDFDPGQERFLHPGIRGNRLYNWLMYCGRAQALDRLRALLGEGYRVRRYRDHVEALPP encoded by the coding sequence ATGAGCACGGCAACGGGGACCGAGCTGCTGCTCAGCATCGACCTGGAGGACGTGCGCGACTCGCTTCCGGACGGAGAGCGGTACCGGGAGCGCGTGCCGGCCGTGACCGGCCGCCTGCTCGCGCTCCTGTCGGAGGCGCAGGCGAAGATCACGTTCTTCGTCACCGGGACGGTGGCCACGCGGTACCCGTCGCTGATCGCCGAGATCGCCGCCGCCGGCCACGAGCTGGCGTGCCACAGTCACGCGCACCAGCCCCTGGAGACGCACACGCCGGCCAGCTTCGCGGCCGATCTGCGCCGCAATCTCGATGCGCTCGGCGGCGAGGGCATCCGGGGATTCCGCGCCCCGGTGCTGTCGCTGACCGCGGACACGCGGTGGGTCTACCCGCTGCTGGCGCAGCACGGGCTGACGTACTCCAGCAGCGTCCTGCCGGCCCGTAATCCGTTGTACGGCTGGCCGCGCTTCGGCACGGCGCCCCGGCGGATGGCGGGAGTCGTGGAGATCCCCGTGTCCGTCGCGCGCGTGCTGGGGTTGACGCTCCCCTTCGCCAGCGGCGTCTACTTCCGGGTGCTGCCCTTCCGGGCGGTGCGCCGCGCCTGCCGGCGGTCCGCAGGTGCGATCGTCTCCTATCTGCATCCCTACGACTTCGATCCCGGGCAGGAGCGGTTCCTGCACCCGGGGATCCGGGGAAACCGGCTCTACAACTGGCTGATGTACTGCGGGCGGGCGCAGGCGCTGGACCGGCTGCGCGCGCTGCTCGGGGAGGGGTACCGGGTCCGGCGCTATCGGGATCACGTGGAGGCGCTGCCACCGTGA